Proteins encoded by one window of Mycobacteriales bacterium:
- a CDS encoding bifunctional homocysteine S-methyltransferase/methylenetetrahydrofolate reductase — translation MSGFADAVAGRILVCDGAMGTALHAAGNSLDQALPALNLSDADLVGTIHDGYIDAGVDVLQTNTFGASRLRLAPSGYGDRVAEINAAGVRIARTAAARTDRRVFVAGSVSPAVTVAQRNTTSAAERTWALREQIVALHDAGVDLLVLETFGFLTELVEAVTVAAEHSSAPIVAQATFVSDGRTLSGHSPREVAEALSGHPVRMLGINCTLGPQGSLEVATELARHTDRLLSVQPNAGLPRRVSAERLEYEVDPEYFARYAERLVASGVRLIGGCCGTTPLHIGAVVKVVAARQQEVARPVLDSVREREPATPADRPGWLDGPGLVVGAELVPPATGHLQEALEAAEAVRDSGATLFSIAPPAPGRAQRTAMNQSVDVAAKLQDRLGVPAVPSVTTWNRTIMALQAHLLGSQARGVSRVVCETGNPPLTGDYPTVDGKWEVDSIGLIELLAALNAGVDYNGLRISSGVTFDIGARFNPGAHDVAQEQDRVRRKIAAGAQFLITRPVYETAGLQAALEAIDGAVPVLVTIRPLRSFDEAEYLRYEVPDVTIPAGVMDRMERAGASSVRVGLDIAAELATEAGHLVRGVVLGGNEPGQLAELVRALVGITPPGAVPPR, via the coding sequence ATGAGCGGCTTCGCCGATGCCGTGGCCGGGCGGATCCTGGTCTGCGACGGCGCGATGGGCACCGCCCTGCACGCGGCCGGCAACTCGCTGGACCAGGCCCTGCCGGCGCTCAACCTGTCCGACGCCGACCTCGTCGGTACCATCCACGACGGCTACATCGACGCCGGCGTGGACGTCCTGCAGACCAATACGTTCGGGGCGAGCCGGCTGCGGCTGGCCCCGTCCGGGTACGGCGACCGGGTCGCGGAGATCAACGCGGCCGGCGTCCGGATCGCCCGTACGGCCGCGGCCCGGACCGACCGGCGGGTGTTCGTGGCCGGCTCGGTCTCCCCCGCGGTGACCGTCGCGCAGCGCAACACCACCTCGGCGGCCGAGCGGACCTGGGCCCTGCGGGAGCAGATCGTCGCGCTGCACGACGCCGGCGTGGACCTGCTCGTGCTGGAGACGTTCGGGTTCCTCACCGAGCTGGTCGAGGCCGTGACCGTGGCGGCCGAGCACAGCTCCGCCCCGATCGTCGCCCAGGCCACGTTCGTCTCCGACGGCCGGACGCTGTCCGGGCACTCGCCGCGCGAGGTGGCCGAGGCGCTGTCCGGGCACCCGGTCCGGATGCTCGGCATCAACTGCACGCTCGGCCCGCAGGGCTCGCTGGAGGTCGCGACGGAGCTGGCCCGGCACACCGACCGGCTGCTCTCGGTCCAGCCGAACGCCGGCCTGCCGCGCCGGGTCTCGGCCGAGCGGCTGGAGTACGAGGTCGACCCCGAGTACTTCGCGCGGTACGCGGAACGGCTCGTCGCCTCCGGCGTCCGGCTCATCGGCGGCTGCTGCGGCACCACCCCGCTGCACATCGGCGCGGTGGTCAAGGTGGTGGCGGCCCGGCAGCAGGAGGTCGCCCGGCCGGTGCTGGACTCGGTCCGGGAGCGGGAGCCGGCCACCCCGGCGGACCGGCCGGGCTGGCTGGACGGGCCCGGGCTGGTCGTCGGGGCCGAGCTGGTGCCGCCCGCGACCGGGCACCTGCAGGAGGCGCTGGAGGCGGCCGAGGCCGTCCGGGACAGCGGCGCCACCCTGTTCTCGATCGCGCCGCCGGCCCCGGGCCGGGCCCAGCGGACCGCGATGAACCAGTCCGTCGACGTGGCCGCGAAGCTGCAGGACCGGCTCGGCGTCCCCGCGGTCCCCTCGGTGACGACCTGGAACCGGACGATCATGGCGCTGCAGGCGCACCTCCTCGGTTCCCAGGCCCGCGGCGTCAGCCGGGTCGTCTGCGAGACCGGCAACCCGCCGCTGACGGGCGACTACCCCACCGTGGACGGCAAGTGGGAGGTCGACTCGATCGGCCTGATCGAGCTGCTGGCCGCGCTGAACGCCGGGGTCGACTACAACGGGCTGCGCATCTCCAGCGGGGTCACCTTCGACATCGGGGCCCGGTTCAATCCGGGCGCGCACGACGTCGCCCAGGAGCAGGACCGGGTCCGGCGCAAGATCGCGGCCGGCGCCCAGTTCCTCATCACCCGCCCCGTGTACGAGACGGCCGGCCTGCAGGCCGCGCTGGAGGCGATCGACGGCGCCGTCCCGGTGCTGGTGACGATCCGGCCGCTGCGGTCCTTCGACGAGGCCGAGTACCTGCGCTACGAGGTCCCGGACGTGACCATCCCGGCCGGCGTGATGGACCGGATGGAGCGGGCCGGCGCCAGCAGCGTCCGGGTCGGGCTGGACATCGCGGCCGAGCTCGCGACCGAGGCCGGGCACCTGGTCCGCGGCGTCGTGCTGGGCGGCAACGAGCCGGGCCAGCTGGCCGAGCTGGTCCGGGCCCTGGTCGGGATCACCCCGCCGGGAGCAGTCCCGCCGCGGTGA
- a CDS encoding helix-turn-helix domain-containing protein produces the protein MSEPPGGRLRAENAVLRDIVTIYSELSGLASQDTDATTVVRLVAGRVGGAAAVVDAELEVLACASAEEPDPLAGVLATERAALARLVATAASTRRALTLPAADEAAPSVVVAPIILGDEPAAYLLTANRDEDGQGEDTRLMVTEHAAMICGIVLGRARVVAAAAGQARRELFEGLLLLGDRAGADADGWARHLGIKPDQRHRVLTTVFRSRTGAAGPITRETEVAAVVEHLLLTRCAAATVVNRGGEVVAVVAEPDAGPDPLTRLTAVATQCKTSVEGRFPGATVSAGIGNAYTGAARISTSYAEAKHALDTTALMAGLGGVVAFADLGISRLLARVRDVGDLRDFAHDVLGELLAHERAHGTDYLATLTVYFNENNSPQRSARRLHMHPNTVAYRVRRIEEITGLSLGSYSDRLMLQVALEIVNGLGDSG, from the coding sequence GTGAGCGAGCCGCCGGGCGGCCGGCTGCGGGCCGAGAACGCGGTGCTGCGCGACATCGTCACGATCTACAGCGAGCTGTCCGGACTGGCCTCCCAGGACACCGACGCCACGACCGTGGTCCGGCTCGTCGCCGGCCGGGTCGGCGGTGCCGCCGCGGTCGTGGACGCCGAGCTGGAGGTGCTGGCCTGCGCGTCCGCCGAGGAACCCGACCCGCTGGCGGGCGTGCTGGCGACCGAGCGGGCCGCGCTGGCCCGGCTGGTCGCCACGGCCGCGTCGACCCGGCGGGCGCTGACCCTGCCGGCCGCGGACGAGGCGGCGCCGTCGGTGGTGGTCGCGCCGATCATCCTCGGCGACGAGCCCGCGGCGTACCTGCTGACCGCGAACCGGGACGAGGACGGCCAGGGCGAGGACACCCGGCTGATGGTCACCGAGCACGCGGCCATGATCTGCGGGATCGTGCTGGGCCGGGCCCGGGTCGTCGCGGCCGCGGCCGGGCAGGCCCGCCGCGAGCTGTTCGAGGGCCTGCTGCTGCTCGGCGACCGGGCCGGCGCCGACGCCGACGGCTGGGCCCGGCACCTCGGCATCAAGCCCGACCAGCGGCACCGGGTGCTCACCACGGTCTTCCGCAGCCGTACCGGCGCGGCCGGCCCGATCACCCGCGAGACCGAGGTCGCCGCGGTCGTCGAGCACCTGCTGCTGACCCGGTGCGCGGCCGCGACCGTGGTCAACCGCGGGGGCGAGGTGGTCGCGGTGGTGGCCGAGCCGGACGCCGGGCCGGATCCGCTGACCCGGCTGACCGCGGTCGCGACCCAGTGCAAGACCTCGGTCGAGGGCCGGTTCCCGGGGGCGACGGTCTCGGCCGGCATCGGCAACGCCTACACCGGCGCGGCCCGGATCAGCACCTCGTACGCGGAGGCCAAGCACGCGCTGGACACCACCGCGCTGATGGCCGGCCTCGGCGGCGTGGTCGCGTTCGCCGACCTCGGCATCTCCCGGCTGCTGGCCCGGGTCCGGGACGTCGGCGACCTGCGCGACTTCGCCCACGACGTGCTCGGTGAGCTGCTGGCGCACGAGCGTGCGCACGGCACCGACTACCTGGCCACGCTCACCGTCTATTTCAACGAGAACAACAGCCCGCAGCGCAGCGCTCGACGGCTGCACATGCACCCGAATACCGTCGCGTACCGGGTCCGGCGGATCGAGGAGATCACCGGGCTCAGCCTCGGCTCGTACTCCGACCGGCTGATGCTGCAGGTGGCCCTGGAGATCGTCAACGGACTAGGAGACTCGGGATGA
- a CDS encoding SDR family oxidoreductase yields the protein MLTASIASLRGSADILPYQISEHGVLGALRGAAVYGGPLGIRVNAVAPGIVPTGLFAANATAVGGGGDMVRRACTSPLRRAGTPEEIAAVAAFLLSADSAYVTGEVVSADGDTAVVSSVRPSGGAGAWDHESVDRALYGDR from the coding sequence GTGCTGACCGCGTCGATCGCGAGCCTGCGCGGCAGCGCCGACATCCTGCCGTACCAGATCTCCGAGCACGGCGTCCTCGGCGCGCTGCGCGGCGCGGCCGTGTACGGCGGCCCGCTCGGCATCCGGGTCAACGCGGTCGCCCCGGGCATCGTCCCGACCGGCCTGTTCGCCGCGAACGCGACCGCGGTCGGCGGCGGCGGCGACATGGTGCGGCGGGCCTGCACCTCGCCGCTGCGGCGGGCCGGGACGCCGGAGGAGATCGCCGCGGTGGCCGCGTTCCTGCTCAGCGCCGACTCCGCGTACGTGACCGGCGAGGTCGTCTCGGCCGACGGCGACACCGCCGTGGTCAGCAGCGTCCGGCCGTCCGGCGGGGCCGGGGCCTGGGACCACGAGTCGGTGGACCGGGCCCTCTACGGGGACCGATGA
- a CDS encoding SDR family NAD(P)-dependent oxidoreductase, producing MADVTRFAGQVAVVTGAGSGLGAASARRLAAEGAQVLVVDIDADAAKVTAESIGERARWTAADVAVEADVDSYVRTAVAEFGRLDLHHLNAGIVGSFAALPELTVADFDRVLAVNLRSVFLGLRAASASTRPSAAPATSC from the coding sequence GTGGCCGACGTGACGCGGTTCGCGGGGCAGGTCGCAGTGGTGACCGGGGCGGGCTCCGGCCTCGGCGCCGCCTCGGCCCGCCGGCTGGCCGCCGAGGGCGCGCAGGTGCTCGTCGTCGACATCGACGCCGACGCGGCCAAGGTAACCGCCGAGTCCATCGGGGAACGGGCGCGCTGGACCGCCGCGGACGTCGCGGTCGAGGCCGACGTGGACTCCTACGTCCGGACCGCGGTGGCCGAGTTCGGCCGGCTGGACCTGCACCACCTCAACGCCGGCATCGTCGGCTCGTTCGCGGCCCTGCCGGAGCTGACGGTCGCGGACTTCGACCGGGTGCTCGCGGTCAACCTGCGCAGCGTGTTCCTCGGCCTGCGCGCCGCTTCCGCCAGTACGAGGCCCAGCGCAGCACCGGCAACATCGTGCTGA
- a CDS encoding methylenetetrahydrofolate reductase C-terminal domain-containing protein: MPVDTATRAAWPRPFPPRLSARVNYLLHHALTPNRVTRALARFLERHERAGWAFTATEKAVKERAFGCRMCGQCALPATAYACPQTCPKQLRNGPCGGVSADGACEVFPEQRCVWVIAYERAEEAGHTADLSLLQRPVDHRLTGSSSWVNYWQGRDDDLWADPAGVRTRLPIWPTSGAAA, from the coding sequence ATGCCGGTCGACACCGCAACACGGGCCGCCTGGCCCCGTCCCTTCCCGCCGCGGCTGTCGGCCCGGGTGAACTACCTGCTGCACCACGCGCTCACCCCGAACCGGGTCACCCGGGCGCTGGCCCGCTTCCTGGAGCGGCACGAGCGGGCCGGGTGGGCGTTCACGGCGACGGAGAAGGCGGTCAAGGAAAGGGCGTTCGGCTGCCGGATGTGCGGCCAGTGCGCCCTGCCCGCGACCGCGTACGCCTGCCCGCAGACCTGTCCGAAGCAGCTGCGCAACGGGCCCTGCGGCGGGGTCTCCGCCGACGGCGCCTGCGAGGTGTTCCCGGAGCAGCGCTGCGTCTGGGTCATCGCGTACGAGCGGGCCGAGGAGGCCGGGCACACCGCCGACCTCTCGCTGCTGCAGCGCCCGGTCGACCACCGGCTGACCGGCTCCAGCAGCTGGGTCAACTACTGGCAGGGCCGCGACGACGACCTCTGGGCCGACCCGGCCGGCGTCCGCACCCGGCTGCCGATCTGGCCGACCTCCGGCGCGGCGGCGTGA
- a CDS encoding methylenetetrahydrofolate reductase, with translation MTGPALGAGGRTAGLRGAIRDRRFAVTAELDLPHGIDPDRVGRKAATLAGWVDAVNVTDNPGASVMPSSMAGSVLAMRAGLEPVMQLTCRDRNRIALQSDLLGAGLLGVPNVLLLTGDHPRFGDHPGAKPVFDLDSISLTGAARALRDTGRLLSGRTVNPPPSFLIGAVENPFAAPQRFRAARLGKKVAAGAEFAQTQFVFDVGQFERWMAEVRDLGLTEHCAVLAGIGPIRSARALEFMRTQVPGVHIPDDVVRRLSSVPPERFGAEGVRLCVEIAQQVREIPGVAGVHVMVFGKEFLVPEILDAAGIGSRPVSERSARHAG, from the coding sequence GTGACCGGGCCGGCCCTGGGCGCCGGCGGCCGGACCGCCGGCCTGCGCGGCGCGATCAGGGACCGCCGGTTCGCCGTCACCGCCGAGCTGGACCTGCCGCACGGCATCGACCCGGACCGGGTCGGGCGCAAGGCCGCGACGCTGGCGGGCTGGGTCGACGCGGTCAACGTCACCGACAACCCCGGCGCGAGCGTGATGCCGTCCTCGATGGCCGGCAGCGTGCTGGCCATGCGGGCCGGGCTGGAACCGGTGATGCAGCTGACCTGCCGGGACCGCAACCGGATCGCGCTGCAGTCCGACCTGCTCGGCGCCGGCCTGCTCGGCGTGCCCAACGTGCTGCTGCTGACCGGCGACCACCCGCGCTTCGGCGACCACCCCGGCGCCAAGCCGGTCTTCGACCTCGACAGCATCTCGCTGACCGGGGCCGCCCGGGCGCTGCGGGACACCGGCCGGCTGCTGTCCGGCCGGACCGTGAACCCGCCGCCGTCGTTCCTCATCGGCGCGGTGGAGAACCCGTTCGCGGCGCCGCAGCGGTTCCGCGCGGCCCGGCTGGGCAAGAAGGTCGCCGCCGGTGCGGAGTTCGCGCAGACCCAGTTCGTCTTCGACGTCGGCCAGTTCGAGCGGTGGATGGCCGAGGTCCGCGATCTCGGCCTGACCGAGCACTGCGCGGTGCTGGCCGGCATCGGCCCGATCCGCTCGGCCCGGGCGCTGGAGTTCATGCGCACCCAGGTGCCGGGCGTCCACATCCCCGACGACGTCGTACGGCGGCTGTCGTCGGTGCCGCCGGAGCGGTTCGGGGCCGAGGGCGTCCGGCTCTGTGTCGAGATCGCCCAGCAGGTCCGCGAGATCCCGGGCGTCGCCGGCGTGCACGTCATGGTCTTCGGCAAGGAGTTCCTGGTGCCGGAGATCCTCGATGCCGCCGGCATCGGTTCCCGCCCGGTCAGCGAGAGGAGCGCCCGCCATGCTGGTTGA
- a CDS encoding class I SAM-dependent methyltransferase yields the protein MLVEVRPVSRLRGKAPVDLAGALGPVVEGLLDDGIDMSKVRVVCDWLQYKNNFRNVVDPRAICSTPLNRSGPAAACAPDGVEIAVDLRRTAGADLRALTAEALARYQSGAAYGVRLEDWCAGTDSCIWDFNGLYWRALDGWEKATGRAYEQALPGGESDARNLAGVREIIAELLDACDRLVERRSLPDELYVLELGVGNGNQAKIWLDEFRTMDTQRGTEHYRRLHYLMCDYSPYVLEMARANVADHLGHVSSFVLDATQPLAALSFLQYKVFLVYISNVYDNLPTDEVAQLGGRTYLNQVRAYLPAPAAENLAGMISGAPAEVPAVLQKLLKLGPELASEALPLQLPTPEAAVAFWRQAWADLRLEERYVPIGGLDLYQIAPDVDGEMLRPFLESGEDIRLHVNNGTVRSFVDTLRLLHPYGKLISHDLFVTDVGSYRTAFRGPGKYEGSVVCWINGPLLAHIGRRMGYDVQYAPFAHRAGTNIVTMTAQARD from the coding sequence ATGCTGGTTGAGGTCCGCCCGGTCAGCCGGTTGCGGGGCAAGGCACCCGTCGACCTGGCCGGCGCGCTCGGCCCCGTCGTGGAGGGTCTGCTCGACGACGGCATCGACATGTCCAAGGTCCGGGTCGTCTGCGACTGGCTGCAGTACAAGAACAATTTCCGCAACGTGGTCGACCCGCGGGCGATCTGCTCGACCCCGCTGAACCGGTCCGGCCCGGCTGCGGCCTGCGCGCCCGACGGCGTCGAGATCGCGGTCGACCTGCGCCGGACGGCCGGCGCCGACCTGCGCGCGCTGACCGCCGAGGCGCTGGCCCGCTACCAGAGCGGCGCCGCGTACGGGGTCCGGCTGGAGGACTGGTGCGCCGGCACCGACAGCTGCATCTGGGACTTCAACGGCCTGTACTGGCGGGCCCTGGACGGCTGGGAGAAGGCGACCGGCCGCGCGTACGAGCAGGCGCTGCCGGGCGGCGAGAGCGACGCCCGCAACCTGGCCGGCGTCCGCGAGATCATCGCCGAGCTGCTGGACGCCTGCGACCGGCTGGTCGAGCGGCGCTCGCTGCCGGACGAGCTCTACGTGCTGGAGCTCGGCGTCGGCAACGGCAACCAGGCCAAGATCTGGCTGGACGAGTTCCGCACCATGGACACCCAGCGCGGCACCGAGCACTACCGGCGGCTGCACTACCTCATGTGCGACTACTCGCCGTACGTGCTGGAGATGGCGCGCGCGAACGTCGCCGACCACCTCGGCCACGTGAGCTCCTTCGTGCTGGACGCGACCCAGCCGCTGGCGGCACTGTCCTTCCTGCAGTACAAGGTGTTTCTCGTCTACATCTCCAACGTCTACGACAACCTGCCGACCGACGAGGTCGCGCAGCTCGGCGGGCGGACCTACCTCAACCAGGTCCGGGCCTACCTGCCCGCGCCGGCCGCGGAGAACCTGGCCGGGATGATCTCGGGCGCGCCCGCCGAGGTGCCGGCCGTGCTGCAGAAGCTGCTCAAGCTCGGGCCGGAGCTGGCCAGCGAGGCGCTGCCGCTGCAGCTGCCCACCCCCGAGGCCGCGGTCGCGTTCTGGCGGCAGGCCTGGGCCGACCTCCGGCTGGAGGAACGGTACGTCCCGATCGGCGGCCTCGATCTCTACCAGATCGCGCCGGACGTGGACGGCGAGATGCTGCGCCCGTTCCTGGAGTCCGGAGAGGACATTCGCCTGCACGTGAACAACGGCACCGTGCGGTCCTTTGTGGACACCCTGCGGTTGCTGCATCCGTACGGGAAGCTCATCTCGCACGACCTGTTCGTCACCGACGTCGGCTCGTACCGGACCGCGTTCCGGGGACCGGGCAAGTACGAGGGCTCGGTGGTCTGCTGGATCAACGGCCCGCTGCTCGCGCACATCGGCCGCCGGATGGGCTACGACGTGCAGTACGCGCCCTTCGCCCACCGGGCCGGGACGAACATCGTGACGATGACCGCGCAGGCCCGGGACTGA